The Zygosaccharomyces rouxii strain CBS732 chromosome G complete sequence genome contains a region encoding:
- the OCA5 gene encoding Oca5p (similar to uniprot|P38738 Saccharomyces cerevisiae YHL029C Cytoplasmic protein required for replication of Brome mosaic virus in S. cerevisiae which is a model system for studying replication of positive-strand RNA viruses in their natural hosts): MVENIPPVLSSHHYKHLKHLDRCKQLVETCVELLSKGDHDALAYLARTLGIPPQLRHKVWPLLLKYHPMCISPNILSNTVVWDSEHNFYKLVSGTSSSNDINKEPREGLENLILHDLKKYFRNVSKSEEDHELQVLKEAVLKFLSKWSRIFQYESGLAWIAVGLAEWIPIIENSEGPIVLNERKNHTSGTTTPNQPNPTCLSPLFKEYPLPSYLKSKLPKDSIFDFNEIYERIVLVILHCPDTITAQKLVEAESLKNSAPRRGSYAIKEGKLNYSPFLSGGDLGYQTQVFFKVFSTVLPELYQPFTEENAVQPSSKRTGWLYWWMKCSGARAFQKQDRGRLWDILLGWRPEPNRHTIDFFLNYNSKKFDHLYHSRFRNNLDFFNSTSKNDPFWFPDLDTIPLGTSKFKYDFNVFEELLDRNSYGHDAPPDPVPGNNDDDKIPFSLIDSHIQLVFIYIAILQHNEFKLLEFEETETSEFLNNVPMLSRADDICFKRLCDDDQSTYQNGFTSQEDLPKRPGSSKLRIGSDAKTSRSFNDILTMAGDIWRKWLWQELEECFVSE, translated from the coding sequence ATGGTTGAGAACATACCACCAGTCCTGAGTTCTCATCACTACAAGCATTTAAAGCATTTGGATCGCTGTAAACAGCTAGTTGAAACATGTGTGGAATTATTGTCAAAGGGTGATCACGATGCATTGGCCTATTTGGCTCGTACTTTGGGAATACCACCACAGTTAAGACACAAAGTATGGCCCCTTTTATTAAAATATCATCCAATGTgtatttcaccaaatattctttccAATACAGTAGTTTGGGACTCTGAACAtaatttttacaaattggTCAGTGGTACTAGTAGTTCAAACGATATCAATAAAGAACCAAGGGAAGGgttggaaaatttaattttacatgatttaaagaaatattTTAGAAATGTCAGCAAATCGGAAGAGGACCACGAATTACAAGTTCTAAAAGAGGCAgtattaaaatttttatccaaatggTCAAGAATTTTCCAGTACGAAAGCGGGTTAGCCTGGATTGCAGTTGGGTTGGCTGAATGGATTCCAATCATTGAAAATTCAGAAGGGCCTATTGTATtaaatgaaagaaaaaaccaTACAAGTGGTACCACTACACCGAATCAACCAAATCCAACGTGCTTATCACCGTTATTCAAGGAATATCCCTTGCCATCATATTTGAAGTCTAAACTGCCGAaagattcaatttttgattttaacGAGATATATGAAAGGATTGTGCTTGTGATTCTCCATTGTCCTGATACTATAACAGCTCAAAAACTTGTTGAAGctgaatctttgaaaaattcggCACCAAGGCGTGGTTCCTATGCTATAAAGGAAGGCAAACTAAACTATTCGCCGTTCTTATCCGGCGGTGATTTAGGTTATCAAACCCAAgtttttttcaaagttttcTCAACAGTTTTACCAGAATTATATCAACCTTTTACAGAGGAAAATGCAGTCCAGCCGAGTTCAAAGAGAACTGGTTGGTTATATTGGTGGATGAAATGTTCCGGTGCTAGAGCTTTCCAAAAGCAAGATAGGGGTCGTCTTTGGGATATTTTGTTAGGTTGGAGACCTGAACCTAATAGGCATACgattgatttttttctgaACTACAATTCTAAAAAATTCGATCATCTTTATCATTCAAGATTCAGGAACAActtggattttttcaattcgaCTTCCAAGAATGATCCATTTTGGTTCCCAGACTTGGACACAATACCGTTGGGGACCtctaaattcaaatacGATTTTAAcgtttttgaagaattactaGACAGAAATAGCTATGGTCATGATGCACCTCCGGATCCAGTTCCTGgaaataatgatgatgataagaTTCCGTTCTCTTTGATAGATTCACATATTCAGTTGGTCTTCATTTACATTGCAATTTTACAGCATAACGAATTCAAGCttttagaatttgaagaaactgaaaCTTCCGAATTTCTCAATAACGTCCCCATGCTTTCTAGGGCAGACGATATTTGCTTTAAAAGGCTTTGCGATGATGATCAATCAACATACCAAAATGGTTTTACCAGTCAAGAGGATCTGCCGAAACGTCCTGGTTCTTCCAAACTACGTATAGGAAGTGATGCAAAGACTTCAAGGTCGTTTAATGATATTTTGACCATGGCAGGTGACATCTGGCGTAAGTGGCTTTGGCAAGAATTAGAGGAATGCTTTGTATCTGAGTGA
- the WSC4 gene encoding Wsc4p (no similarity), producing MLYRLSGCWTITLTLALLLAQRVASASNNGYTLDGDSTPWDSNSGANESSDSIKVAGSSTPSVTGTTGSIPSYSSQPQPSSRDNDPFSSAPSPSGYGSGGSSSNTESYSSSVNAATSSSSDFSPSSSETPTASSSSQTGGTSGSYSSSSAPGPTDSSSSVSNFESSSPSPSSSSPASLFSSSSASPTASDSSSTYPGLSSSSEVASSGSAVPSSTSSYSSPSSSSANTASGSSYSSVSSDIYPSSTPSSSSSSSSYSPSSSFSSFSSSSSAVPSSSSYSSLPSSSHSYSSSTPSSSSISSSSSFVSSSSSSSSAPSSSSSLPSSSSSIPSSSSSAPSSSSYQSSSSSSSSIFSSSSSIPSSSYSSSSTSRSYSPSSSGSSSSFSYSSSWSPTSTASSGSSGAFGYLSSSSSYSPSSSSSFSYSSKASSSSSDFILDATSSSSDSSSAYSSIGSSSDSLPKSTTTSYSPSSSSSSSVWSPTSSPSSSYSSSSSSYSWPISPTTSSYPSSTSSESSSDPSSTITSNTWSSISSASSYPSSGSSTPVATSSGSSSQSSSDTLKSAFVTSFSVRSTTSSSPIKTLTRSAGGGEITSIRYSMVILTSQGSRYTQTRVVTNSPTAGSQKSIQNGNGGYWASTGKVVGTFVPVGIVCLGIILFLIWAMFIHPRKKQKQFDTFYNNNIYSPSLKSDTPSLHQSRPSSVSGFVYADEKGIITPKPAPNQSLTTDDESFELPKPVVVDQRLDFHQMLNNIDNSSSKVSLADDVDYSRKFLHLGDK from the coding sequence ATGTTATATCGTTTGAGTGGTTGCTGGACAATAACTTTGACACTGGCGTTGTTGCTGGCTCAACGGGTTGCTTCTGCCAGTAATAATGGATATACTTTAGATGGTGATAGTACCCCATGGGATTCAAATAGTGGTGCTAATGAAAGTAGTGATAGTATTAAAGTAGCAGGATCTTCCACGCCTTCGGTAACAGGTACGACTGGAAGTATTCCTAGCTATAGCAGTCAACCGCAACCATCGTCTCGAGATAATGATCCGTTTAGTTCAGCACCAAGTCCAAGCGGTTATGGTTCAGGTGGCTCGAGTTCGAACACGGAGAgttactcttcttctgtcaATGCAGCTACCTCGAGCTCTTCCgatttttcaccatcttcttcgGAGACTCCGACAGCAAGCAGCAGTAGTCAAACAGGCGGTACGAGTGGTTCCTACTCTTCAAGTTCGGCTCCTGGACCTACTgacagcagcagcagtgtttcaaactttgagagttcatcaccatcaccatcatcatcttctccTGCCAGTTTATTCTCTTCGTCCTCTGCTTCCCCTACTGCTTCCGACTCTTCATCCACATACCCCGGTTTGTCGTCATCGTCGGAAGTTGCTAGCAGCGGTTCAGCAGTCCCGAGCTCAACTAGTAGTTACTCAAGTCCTAGTTCGAGTTCCGCTAATACTGCCAGCGGTAGCAGCTACTCCTCCGTGAGTAGCGACATTTACCCCTCCAGTACTCCGTCGAGTTCGAGTTCGAGTTCGAGCTATTCACCAAGCAGCAGCTTTTCGAGTTTTAGTAGTAGTAGCTCAGCTGTTCCAAGTTCAAGCAGTTACTCTAGTTTGCCCTCAAGTTCGCACAGTTACTCGAGCTCAACGCCAAGTTCAAGCTCGATCTCAAGCTCTAGCAGTTTTGTGAGCAGTAGTTCAAGTAGTTCATCTGCACCAAGCTCTAGTAGCTCTCTACCAAGCTCGTCGAGTTCAATACCTTCGAGCAGTTCATCTGCACCAAGTTCAAGCAGCTACCAGTCATCGAGTTCCAGTTCGAGCTCCATTTTTTCGAGTAGTTCATCTATTCCAAGTTCAAGTTACAGTTCAAGCTCAACCAGCCGGTCTTATTCTCCAAGCAGcagtggtagtagtagcaGCTTTAGCTATAGCAGCTCTTGGTCGCCAACTTCAACAGCCAGCAGCGGCAGTAGTGGCGCCTTTGGCTACTTGTCATCGAGTTCATCTTATTCACCAAGTTCTAGCTCTAGTTTCAGTTACAGCTCTAAAGCTAGCTCAAGTTCAAGTGATTTCATTCTAGATGCAACTTCGTCCAGCTCTGACAGTTCAAGTGCTTACAGTTCTATTGGGAGTAGTAGTGACAGTTTGCCAAAATCTACTACTACTAGTTACAGTCCAAGTTCAAGTTCCAGTAGTAGCGTTTGGAGCCCTACTTCGAGTCCATCTTCAAGTTATTCCTCCTCTAGCTCGAGCTATAGCTGGCCTATTAGTCCCACAACGAGCAGTTATCCAAGTTCCACTAGCAGTGAAAGTAGTTCAGACCCTTCGAGTACAATAACATCAAATACTTGGAGTTCAATTTCAAGCGCTAGTAGCTATCCAAGCTCAGGTAGTAGCACTCCGGTTGCAACTAGTAGCGGCTCTTCTAGTCAGAGTTCATCAGACACTCTAAAGTCTGCTTTCGTAACGTCCTTTTCAGTACGTTCGACCACATCATCAAGTCCTATTAAAACACTAACGAGGTCAGCAGGTGGGGGAGAAATTACATCCATAAGGTATTCAATGGTGATTCTTACTAGCCAAGGGAGTAGATACACTCAAACCAGGGTTGTCACCAATTCGCCGACTGCTGGCAGTCAAAAATCTATTCAAAACGGAAACGGTGGTTACTGGGCTTCTACGGGAAAAGTTGTAGGCACTTTCGTCCCGGTTGGCATTGTTTGTCTAGGGATTATCCTATTCCTAATCTGGGCAATGTTCATTCATCCAagaaagaaacaaaagCAATTTGATACTTTCTACAACAATAACATTTACTCACCAAGTTTGAAAAGTGATACTCCAAGCCTCCATCAAAGTAGACCTTCATCGGTCTCTGGATTTGTGTATGCCGATGAAAAGGGGATTATTACCCCTAAACCAGCTCCAAATCAATCGTTAACCACAGACGACGAATCATTTGAATTACCAAAacctgttgttgttgatcaAAGGTTAGATTTCCATCAAATGCTGAACAATATCGATAACAGCAGTTCAAAGGTCTCGCTAGCCGACGACGTCGATTACTCCAGAAAATTTTTGCACCTTGGTGATAAGTAA
- the RIM101 gene encoding alkaline-responsive transcriptional regulator RIM101 (weakly similar to uniprot|P33400 Saccharomyces cerevisiae YHL027W): MVLLRDILNQDTSENNISKTPPPAVGAGDFKKRSASLPSPNFSGTSSSNGNSDSEDDGSKCRLSVPSSSSRVETPQSSTPSSTEEEQFFCKWDQCGKMFNQPELLYHHLCQDHVGRKSQRNLQLACKWEECNVKTEKRDHITSHLRVHVPLKPFDCYRCGKKFKRPQDLKKHLKVHAESHLVVKKRRGPKLGSKRVQKKQKEEPEVARSKFSSASSSISSPSPTPDKSYSLPTLPRVSFQQLISNEIPSYEPVYTQQLGAKLRTVLPSLGEEESLPRSPPVATQNAAGFFTTLSKNMSSSLPNQYSTVKQPVITTPIAPAVQPGYKPSSYPKVYQLPPIGPPPIDAPSERVSPAASLPSLSSAPILNSRYNSFGRLPHFNALGQHFSSNQKNNGSESTEEDDLLEQISSLRVGDDDYEDDGDDDESQDIFESLEIVNIIRDYLLCSLLEQEFEDGNVEQELDQKDFSKVSDTHNLSRYPQVVI, translated from the coding sequence ATGGTGCTGCTTAGggatattttgaatcagGATACGTCAGAGAACAACATTAGCAAGACACCACCGCCTGCCGTCGGTGCCGGAGActtcaagaaaagaagtgCTAGTTTGCCTTCTCCAAATTTTAGTGGAACTTCATCAAGTAATGGTAACAGTGATTCAGAGGATGATGGTTCTAAATGTAGATTGAGTGTACCTTCGTCCTCGTCACGTGTAGAAACGCCGCAAAGTAGCACCCCATCAAGtacagaagaagaacagtTTTTCTGCAAATGGGATCAATGTGGTAAAATGTTTAACCAACCTGAGTTGTTGTACCATCATTTGTGTCAGGACCATGTGGGTCGTAAATCTCAGAGAAATTTACAATTGGCCTGCAAGTGGGAAGAATGTAACGTCAAAACCGAGAAAAGAGATCACATTACCTCCCATCTAAGAGTCCATGTGCCTTTAAAGCCATTTGATTGTTATAGATGTGGtaagaaattcaaaagacctcaagatttgaaaaaacatTTGAAAGTGCATGCAGAATCTCACCTTGTCGTAAAGAAGAGGAGAGGACCTAAATTGGGATCCAAAAGGGTCcaaaagaaacaaaaggaGGAGCCTGAAGTGGCTAGAAGTAAATTCTCTTCTGCAAGTAGTTCCatttcttcaccttcaccaacTCCCGATAAGAGCTATTCATTACCAACGTTACCCCGCGTATCTTTCCAACAATTGATAAGTAATGAGATTCCATCTTATGAACCAGTTTACACTCAACAATTAGGTGCAAAGTTGAGAACAGTTCTACCTTCATTGGgcgaagaagaaagtttACCAAGATCACCACCAGTGGCTACCCAGAATGCAGCTGGATTTTTCACTACTTTGTCGAAAAATATGTCTTCCTCATTACCCAACCAATATTCTACTGTTAAACAACCTGTAATAACTACTCCAATTGCTCCTGCTGTACAGCCAGGCTATAAGCCTTCTAGTTACCCAAAAGTTTATCAGTTACCACCAATTGGTCCACCTCCAATCGATGCTCCATCAGAAAGAGTTTCTCCAGCTGCTTCATTACCTTCATTGAGTTCTGCTCCGATATTGAACTCAAGATACAATAGTTTTGGAAGATTACCACATTTTAACGCGCTAGGACAGCATTTCAGTTCAAATCAGAAGAACAACGGTTCAGAAAGCACAGAAGAGGACGATCTACTTGAAcaaatatcatcattacGTGTgggtgatgatgattatgaggatgatggggatgatgatgaatcgCAAGATATTTTTGAATCTCTCGAAATTGTCAATATCATCAGAGACTACCTGTTGTGTTCCCTAttggaacaagaatttgaagatggtaatGTGGAACAAGAACTCGATCAAAAAGACTTTTCGAAAGTATCAGATACTCACAATTTGTCAAGATACCCACAAGTCGTCATCTAA
- the GRC3 gene encoding polynucleotide 5'-hydroxyl-kinase (similar to uniprot|Q9P4W6 Saccharomyces cerevisiae YLL035W GRC3 Protein of unknown function required for cell growth and possibly involved in rRNA processing mRNA is cell cycle regulated), with amino-acid sequence MAQLENANALQYQEVSDSDESNSSTESTVTPGPKDEDLAEYDEEDEEEPNNDSKGQFQPLLDENVFIIDETKDTLLVGLTEKQRIFVSGVFCLQVVKGGILYGHTHYSASKDTYTVWHPLCDSIPSIQSSFYAGWEEGVHISSEHEELVECDLKDFPCIIKLHNPKVDNLLEASELYSEVGNLWRKQGDFTQNFTSPQCGFAILHESLNQFSPLHITGEWLNVIERLGLAHKNSSHDMRVIVLGGKNTGKSTLLRLLAQNFLYGGSSQEEILYFDLDPGQPEFSPPDCISINQLSRFTKVLGKHMGQPFFSPIRQHYLGSNSPQDIPHLYLRCIDELVDYLDEQTYMGTSLMNLPGWIKGFGLNILNHVIRRYKPTHIVMLESKSSRQYFEELDTGTLFTSSLRDDYRAQILKVHTNFNSFEDSKFSAATLRTQNMLAYFHTQTKTKSLIKYNFTPLIMQPPLQISFGNRGVQGIRFFEEFEDIHKDDIKNALQGTVVGLYSCDDDEDNALRENITFQGAFPILKNLPSKIVFFSLALIHSIDVENRLMNVYIPGFRTNQLGSNSERKWIMIRGKSETPFCELYPSKTLFNGDKIPYISNERRKKYEYIWKVRRNVMRRGHHLK; translated from the coding sequence ATGGCTCAATTAGAAAATGCAAATGCTCTTCAATACCAGGAAGTCTCCgattctgatgaatccaattcttctacaGAGTCTACAGTTACGCCTGGTCCAAAGGATGAAGATCTAGCtgaatatgatgaagaagatgaagaggaaccCAATAACGATTCCAAAGGTCAATTTCAACCACTTTTAGATGAAAACGTCTTTATTATTGATGAAACCAAAGATACTCTTTTAGTGGGCCTCACAGAGAAGCAACGTATTTTTGTATCAGGTGTATTTTGTTTACAGGTGGTCAAAGGTGGGATCTTATACGGTCACACTCATTACAGCGCTTCGAAAGATACTTATACCGTCTGGCATCCTCTATGTGATTCTATACCGTCAATTCAAAGTTCTTTCTATGCAGGATGGGAGGAAGGTGTTCATATAAGTAGTGAACATGAAGAACTTGTTGAATGcgatttgaaagatttccCCTGTATTATCAAGTTGCATAATCCCAAAGTGGACAATTTATTAGAAGCAAGTGAACTATATTCAGAAGTTGGAAACTTGTGGAGGAAGCAAGGAGATTTTACTCAAAATTTTACCTCACCTCAATGTGGATTTGCCATTTTACATGAAAgtttgaatcaattttcACCGTTACATATTACTGGGGAATGGTTAAATGTAATAGAAAGACTAGGTCTTGCCcataaaaattcatctcaCGACATGAGAGTGATAGTATTAGGCGGAAAAAATACAGGTAAATCCACCTTACTCAGATTATTGGcccaaaattttttgtaCGGTGGATCTTCGCAGGAGGAAATTCTCTATTTCGATTTAGATCCTGGCCAACCAGAATTCTCTCCTCCTGATTGCATTTCTATAAATCAATTGAGCCGATTCACTAAAGTTTTGGGTAAACATATGGGTCAACCGTTTTTCTCCCCCATAAGGCAGCATTACCTCGGATCTAACTCACCACAAGATATTCCACACTTATACCTACGCTGTATCGATGAGCTGGTGGATTACTTGGATGAACAAACTTACATGGGTACTTCCTTAATGAATCTTCCAGGGTGGATAAAAGGTTTTGGTCTTAACATCCTCAACCACGTGATTAGGCGCTACAAACCTACTCATATTGTAATGTTAGAATCAAAATCTTCCAGACAGTATTTTGAGGAATTGGATACAGGTACCTTATTTACGAGTTCACTAAGAGATGATTACCGTGCCCAGATCTTAAAAGTTCATACAAACTTCAATAGTTTTGAAGACAGCAAGTTCTCAGCGGCAACCTTACGGACACAGAATATGCTGGCATACTTCCACACACAAACAAAAACCAAATCTCTGATAAAATATAATTTTACACCATTAATTATGCAGCCGCCTTTACAGATTTCCTTTGGAAATCGTGGAGTTCAAGGTATACGATTTTTCGAAGAGTTTGAAGATATTCACAAAGATGATATCAAAAACGCTTTACAAGGTACTGTAGTAGGATTGTACTCttgtgatgatgatgaggataaTGCATTGAGAGAAAACATCACTTTTCAGGGAGCCTTTCCTATATTGAAGAATCTGCCTTCAAAGATTGTGTTTTTCTCATTGGCACTTATCCATTCCATTGATGTTGAGAATAGGTTGATGAATGTGTACATCCCTGGTTTTAGAACCAATCAACTTGGTAGTAATTCTGAACGCAAATGGATTATGATTAGAGGCAAAAGTGAAACCCCATTTTGTGAATTATACCCTTCGAAAACACTTTtcaatggtgataaaatCCCCTACATCTCTAATGAGCGTAGAAAGAAATACGAgtatatttggaaagtgaGAAGAAATGTTATGAGGAGGGGTCACCATCTCAAGTGA
- the RIX7 gene encoding putative AAA family ATPase RIX7 (highly similar to uniprot|Q07844 Saccharomyces cerevisiae YLL034C RIX7 Putative ATPase of the AAA family required for export of pre-ribosomal large subunits from the nucleus distributed between the nucleolus nucleoplasm and nuclear periphery depending on growth conditions), which yields MAKGPAKKSSLRGSLDGKIENLIYRLLEEKALERKRSNTAENDDDESMETVYFAKDLKGGEIFTYCQSKDVTMLRVKKVVLQKSIERVLKQIIEEEAQEFESFPGYKDEEPTAQDVEAQLKEQNLMVMPEVNDMNKSITEQWNVKAETPAEDTPDDKVNGSASKKRTKDSAPSKPKKQKTKEDRTPPQSRLESIGGMEDVVAQLMELIGLPILHPEIYISTGVEPPRGVLLHGPPGCGKTSIANALAGELQVPFLSISAPSVVSGMSGESEKKIRDLFDEARSLAPCLMFFDEIDAITPKRDGGAQREMERRIVAQLLTSMDELNMEKTGGKPVIVIGATNRPDSLDAALRRAGRFDREICLNVPNELSRVHILKKLAQNLKIDGEIDFIKLAKLTPGFVGADLKALITAAGTCAIKRIFHAYAYSSIATDNKMDIDQDTENKDEDEKSLKNTANMIDPLPLTIIQKFIQNFPEPLNDEQLSNLSIQYEDFLKALPTIQPTAKREGFATVPDVTWASVGALTKVRVELNMAIVQPIKKPELYEKVGISAPAGVLLWGPPGCGKTLLAKAVANESRANFISIKGPELLNKYVGESERAIRQVFTRARASVPCVIFFDELDALVPRRDSTLSESSSRVVNTLLTELDGLNDRRGIFVVGATNRPDMIDPAMLRPGRLDKTLFIELPNAEEKLDILKTLVRTNGTPMSSDVDLETVIADDRCKNFSGADIASLVRESSVLALKRSFFKNDQVQSVVENNLDKEFEDLSVAYPSEEILVTMSDFVNALRKVRPSVSDKDRLKYEKLSNKLGWNDDVELTTEETKTPNTNA from the coding sequence ATGGCGAAGGGACCTGCTAAGAAAAGTTCACTAAGGGGTTCCTtagatggtaaaattgaGAACCTTATATATAGATTATTAGAGGAAAAAGCACTCGAGaggaaaagatcaaataccgctgaaaatgatgatgatgaatccatGGAAACTGTTTATTTTGCAAAGGATTTGAAGGGTGGTGAGATCTTTACGTACTGTCAATCTAAAGATGTAACCATGTTAAGAGTCAAGAAAGTTGTATTACAAAAATCGATCGAAAGGGTGCTCAAACaaatcattgaagaagaagctcaAGAATTCGAATCTTTTCCTGGCTACAAAGATGAGGAACCTACTGCACAGGATGTGGAGGCACAATTAAAGGAACAAAACTTGATGGTGATGCCGGAGGTTAATGATATGAATAAAAGCATTACAGAACAGTGGAATGTAAAAGCGGAAACCCCAGCTGAGGATACACCCGATGATAAGGTGAATGGCTCAGCttccaagaaaagaacTAAGGATAGTGCACCCTCCAAGccaaagaaacaaaagacAAAAGAGGATAGAACTCCACCACAATCTAGATTAGAGTCTATTGGTGGTATGGAAGACGTTGTGGCTCAATTAATGGAATTAATCGGTTTACCAATTTTACATCCAGAAATTTACATATCGACAGGTGTGGAACCTCCAAGAGGTGTACTTTTGCATGGTCCACCAGGATGTGGTAAAACTTCGATTGCCAATGCTTTGGCGGGTGAATTACAAGTACCGTTTCTTTCCATATCTGCACCATCTGTTGTTAGTGGGATGTCTGGTGAAAGTGAGAAAAAGATTAGAGATTTATTTGACGAAGCTAGATCATTGGCACCTTGTCTGATGTTCTTCGATGAAATAGATGCTATTACACCAAAGAGAGATGGTGGAGCACAAAGAGAGATGGAAAGAAGAATCGTTGCTCAATTACTAACGTCCATGGACGAGCTGAATATGGAAAAGACCGGTGGTAAACCAGTGATTGTTATTGGAGCAACCAATAGGCCTGATTCCTTGGATGCCGCCTTAAGAAGAGCAGGTAGATTCGATAGAGAAATCTGTCTCAACGTGCCCAATGAGTTATCCAGAGTTCATATCTTGAAAAAACTAGCacagaatttgaagattgatggtgaaataGATTTTATTAAATTGGCCAAATTGACTCCTGGTTTTGTTGGTGCAGATTTAAAAGCACTCATAACAGCGGCGGGTACTTGTGCCATCAAGAGAATCTTTCACGCTTATGCCTATTCCAGTATAGCCACAGATAATAAGATGGATATTGATCAAGATACGGAAAacaaggatgaagatgaaaagtCACTAAAGAATACCGCCAATATGATTGACCCATTGCCACTCACCATAATACAGAAATTCATACAAAATTTTCCAGAGCCTTTGAACGATGAGCAATTGTCCAATTTGTCAATCCAATATGAAGATTTCCTCAAGGCATTACCTACAATTCAACCCACCGCTAAGAGAGAAGGTTTTGCAACCGTGCCCGATGTTACTTGGGCAAGTGTAGGTGCGTTGACTAAGGTTCGTGTAGAACTGAACATGGCCATTGTGCAACCTATCAAAAAGCCAGAATTATATGAAAAGGTTGGTATCAGTGCACCAGCAGGTGTTCTACTTTGGGGACCACCAGGTTGTGGTAAGACTCTATTAGCCAAAGCTGTTGCTAACGAATCTCGTGccaatttcatttctatAAAGGGTCCTGAATTACTGAATAAGTATGTGGGTGAATCTGAAAGGGCGATAAGACAAGTTTTCACCAGAGCTCGTGCCTCTGTTCCTTGTGTGATTTTCTtcgatgaattggatgCGCTGGTTCCTAGAAGAGATTCCACGCTATCAGAATCATCATCTAGAGTGGTTAATACCCTTTTAACAGAATTGGATGGCCTTAACGATAGAAGAGGTATATTTGTTGTTGGAGCTACTAATAGACCTGATATGATTGATCCTGCCATGCTAAGACCTGGTAGATTAGATAAAACTTTGTTCATTGAACTACCGAATGCAGAGGAAAAACTGGACATTCTAAAAACTCTCGTTAGAACTAATGGAACTCCAATGTCATCAGATGTAGACTTGGAGACAGTGATAGCTGATGACCGTTgtaagaatttttcaggtGCTGATATAGCGTCATTGGTGAGGGAAAGCTCAGTATTAGCGCTTAAGAGaagcttcttcaaaaatgacCAAGTTCAATCTGTTGTCGAGAACAATTTGGACAAGGAGTTTGAAGATTTAAGTGTCGCATATCCAAGCGAAGAAATTTTGGTCACTATGTCGGATTTCGTAAACGCCTTGAGAAAGGTAAGGCCTTCTGTGAGTGATAAAGACAGGTTGAAATACGAAAAGTTGAGCAATAAACTAGGATGGAATGATGATGTCGAATTGACTACAGAAGAAACGAAAACTCCTAATACAAATGCTTGA